Proteins from one Bufo gargarizans isolate SCDJY-AF-19 chromosome 8, ASM1485885v1, whole genome shotgun sequence genomic window:
- the LOC122945157 gene encoding E3 ubiquitin/ISG15 ligase TRIM25-like isoform X1, with protein MALRSCPDRMVKMRRISTSEEASPGGSGCERMASADLRAELDCSICLSLYTDPVSLRCGHNFCRSCIVSALEAQEAAGVYSCPDCRAEYPERPALEKKRKLENIVERFLSARPDIEETGIFCTYCTKSPVPAVRTCLHCETSMCHEHLGAHNKSVDHILTEPTRSFGYKKCSLHKKVLELYCPQDAACVCAFCCLVGEHRGHQVELLDDASEKKKKKLEKYLDEGNLQKAEIQSRVQNLQDRQRNIQEKASDKRKNVRKLFMDIKEQLEMAEKKALSEISRQEEKIVSQISDLVMKLEIEEDELSRKMRHVEEMCHVTDPIRLLQESDITVCGHGDDEDSGGDGGEGRSEDDLDEVLISLTLHRSISDIVTNVTSELGLHVPDILLDEDTANIYVEISEDLKTATGTEEEEHGRPKSPGRFLNWSQVLSRCGLSSGRHYWEVEWNQIGRCDIGLSYPSIDKDGDLSGAGDNNKSWCLILQDAEYSVLHDSVRETLHSKSTCPTLGVFLDYEAGRLSFYQLCDPIRHLHTFTASFTEPLHVLLYVEDEASVTILS; from the exons atggctttgagaagttgtccggaccgaatggtGAAGATGAGgcgaatatctacatcagaggaggcatcacctggaggctctggatgtgagag AATGGCGTCTGCTGATCTGAGGGCCGAGCTGGACTGCTCCATCTGCCTGAGCCTGTATACAGATCCCGTATCCCTGAGATGTGGACACAACTTCTGCCGCTCGTGTATTGTGAGTGCGCTGGAGGCACAGGAGGCAGCTGGAGTGTATTCCTGTCCTGACTGCAGAGCAGAATATCCGGAGCGTCCGgccctggagaagaaaaggaagctGGAGAACATAGTGGAGCGTTTCTTATCTGCTCGGCCTGACATTGAGGAGACCGGGATCTTCTGTACTTACTGTACTAAGTCTCCTGTACCAGCTGTGAGGACATGTCTGCACTGTGAGACCTCCATGTGCCATGAACATCTCGGAGCCCATAACAAGTCAGTGGATCATATATTAACAGAACCCACCAGATCCTTTGGCTACAAAAAATGTTCCCTCCACAAGAAGGTTCTGGAGTTATACTGCCCGCAGGATGCAGCTTGTGTGTGTGCGTTTTGCTGTCTGGTTGGTGAGCACAGGGGACACCAGGTGGAACTTCTAGATGATGCAtctgagaagaagaagaagaaactgGAGAAATATCTGGATGAAGGAAACCTACAAAAAGCAGAAATACAATCAAGAGTCCAGAATCTGCAGGATCGTCAGAGGAATATCCAGGAGAAAGCCTCTGATAAGAGGAAGAACGTCAGGAAGTTATTTATGGACATTAAGGAGCAACTGGAAATGGCAGAAAAGAAAGCGCTGAGCGAGATCTCCAGGCAAGAGGAGAAGATTGTGTCCCAGATATCTGATCTGGTCATGAAGCTGGAAATAGAGGAGGACGAGCTGTCCAGGAAGATGCGTCACGTGGAGGAGATGTGTCATGTCACCGACCCAATAAGACTCCTACAAGAAAGTGACATTACAGTATGTGgtcatggagatgatgaggactcAGGGGGAGATGGTGGAGAGGGCAGGTCTGAGGATGATCTGGATGAGGTTCTGATCTCACTGACCTTACACCGATCTATTAGCGATATTGTCACCAATGTCACATCAGAGCTCGGGCTCCATGTTCCAGACATATTGCTGGATGAGGACACTGCTAATATATATGTGGAAATTTCAGAAGATCTGAAAACGGCAACAGGAACTGAAGAAGAAGAACATGGCAGACCAAAATCACCAGGAAGGTTCCTGAATTGGTCCCAGGTGTTGAGCAGATGTGGCCTCTCCTCAGGAAGACATTACTGGGAGGTAGAGTGGAACCAGATAGGAAGATGTGACATCGGACTGTCCTATCCCAGTATAGATAAGGATGGAGATCTGTCTGGGGCTGGTGATAATAATAAATCTTGGTGTCTGATCTTACAAGATGCAGAATACTCAGTGTTACATGACTCAGTCAGAGAAACGCTGCATTCAAAGTCAACATGTCCAACACTTGGGGTCTTCTTAGACTATGAGGCCGGGCGTCTGTCCTTCTATCAGCTGTGTGACCCCATCAGACACTTACACACCTTCACCGCCTCCTTCACTGAACCCCTTCATGTTCTCCTCTATGTGGAGGATGAAGCCTCTGTTACGATATTAAGCTGA
- the LOC122945157 gene encoding E3 ubiquitin/ISG15 ligase TRIM25-like isoform X2: MASADLRAELDCSICLSLYTDPVSLRCGHNFCRSCIVSALEAQEAAGVYSCPDCRAEYPERPALEKKRKLENIVERFLSARPDIEETGIFCTYCTKSPVPAVRTCLHCETSMCHEHLGAHNKSVDHILTEPTRSFGYKKCSLHKKVLELYCPQDAACVCAFCCLVGEHRGHQVELLDDASEKKKKKLEKYLDEGNLQKAEIQSRVQNLQDRQRNIQEKASDKRKNVRKLFMDIKEQLEMAEKKALSEISRQEEKIVSQISDLVMKLEIEEDELSRKMRHVEEMCHVTDPIRLLQESDITVCGHGDDEDSGGDGGEGRSEDDLDEVLISLTLHRSISDIVTNVTSELGLHVPDILLDEDTANIYVEISEDLKTATGTEEEEHGRPKSPGRFLNWSQVLSRCGLSSGRHYWEVEWNQIGRCDIGLSYPSIDKDGDLSGAGDNNKSWCLILQDAEYSVLHDSVRETLHSKSTCPTLGVFLDYEAGRLSFYQLCDPIRHLHTFTASFTEPLHVLLYVEDEASVTILS, from the coding sequence ATGGCGTCTGCTGATCTGAGGGCCGAGCTGGACTGCTCCATCTGCCTGAGCCTGTATACAGATCCCGTATCCCTGAGATGTGGACACAACTTCTGCCGCTCGTGTATTGTGAGTGCGCTGGAGGCACAGGAGGCAGCTGGAGTGTATTCCTGTCCTGACTGCAGAGCAGAATATCCGGAGCGTCCGgccctggagaagaaaaggaagctGGAGAACATAGTGGAGCGTTTCTTATCTGCTCGGCCTGACATTGAGGAGACCGGGATCTTCTGTACTTACTGTACTAAGTCTCCTGTACCAGCTGTGAGGACATGTCTGCACTGTGAGACCTCCATGTGCCATGAACATCTCGGAGCCCATAACAAGTCAGTGGATCATATATTAACAGAACCCACCAGATCCTTTGGCTACAAAAAATGTTCCCTCCACAAGAAGGTTCTGGAGTTATACTGCCCGCAGGATGCAGCTTGTGTGTGTGCGTTTTGCTGTCTGGTTGGTGAGCACAGGGGACACCAGGTGGAACTTCTAGATGATGCAtctgagaagaagaagaagaaactgGAGAAATATCTGGATGAAGGAAACCTACAAAAAGCAGAAATACAATCAAGAGTCCAGAATCTGCAGGATCGTCAGAGGAATATCCAGGAGAAAGCCTCTGATAAGAGGAAGAACGTCAGGAAGTTATTTATGGACATTAAGGAGCAACTGGAAATGGCAGAAAAGAAAGCGCTGAGCGAGATCTCCAGGCAAGAGGAGAAGATTGTGTCCCAGATATCTGATCTGGTCATGAAGCTGGAAATAGAGGAGGACGAGCTGTCCAGGAAGATGCGTCACGTGGAGGAGATGTGTCATGTCACCGACCCAATAAGACTCCTACAAGAAAGTGACATTACAGTATGTGgtcatggagatgatgaggactcAGGGGGAGATGGTGGAGAGGGCAGGTCTGAGGATGATCTGGATGAGGTTCTGATCTCACTGACCTTACACCGATCTATTAGCGATATTGTCACCAATGTCACATCAGAGCTCGGGCTCCATGTTCCAGACATATTGCTGGATGAGGACACTGCTAATATATATGTGGAAATTTCAGAAGATCTGAAAACGGCAACAGGAACTGAAGAAGAAGAACATGGCAGACCAAAATCACCAGGAAGGTTCCTGAATTGGTCCCAGGTGTTGAGCAGATGTGGCCTCTCCTCAGGAAGACATTACTGGGAGGTAGAGTGGAACCAGATAGGAAGATGTGACATCGGACTGTCCTATCCCAGTATAGATAAGGATGGAGATCTGTCTGGGGCTGGTGATAATAATAAATCTTGGTGTCTGATCTTACAAGATGCAGAATACTCAGTGTTACATGACTCAGTCAGAGAAACGCTGCATTCAAAGTCAACATGTCCAACACTTGGGGTCTTCTTAGACTATGAGGCCGGGCGTCTGTCCTTCTATCAGCTGTGTGACCCCATCAGACACTTACACACCTTCACCGCCTCCTTCACTGAACCCCTTCATGTTCTCCTCTATGTGGAGGATGAAGCCTCTGTTACGATATTAAGCTGA
- the LOC122945704 gene encoding tyrosine-protein phosphatase non-receptor type substrate 1-like isoform X3, producing the protein MCSTSMPGDMKLLNSIFLALLVWSIHQETGAFDLSGPKTYQVLIGSDVILRCTFNVDQLPVDTKFLAIHWFFIGKQVLTYDNVLNVSRPGLSMDLQAALMGDASLRISKVKISDKGVYKCLVVYSPQSKMKEITLDVQARPSVKVVAKSVSRDEENMLHCSITGFYPLDITITWLCGAEAIDTYVTYKPHRQEDGTYSVNSTVVIIPTDDNWNETITCKVTHPSMQYPLLETYRLTLREGSLDLSCVSIQSLLIGVPSAVFLVAALVTCWIWRTPVCRPEDDDDDDDEAPRPPQNRHSRCSQMSCRSTEEEISASTEKDSLRMSQDERPSSPVPPRSGCSRPSSPDPGSSSPAVEDPLAPFLRDVVEQGVQQSGFFSRSPGSVRSLRVTFSLINESENNPDHPDNTGLRTNENRWRRHSAGNLQENDSPTGYQTSRPMGGRGTGHFQIPDIKITSAAEEPHQNLKNDFPHNPCEDL; encoded by the exons ATGTGCAGTACATCGATGCCTGGCGACATGAAACTCCTTAATAGTATTTTCCTGGCACTGCTTGTATGGTCCATTCACCAGGAGACAG GAGCTTTCGACTTGTCCGGCCCAAAAACCTACCAGGTTCTGATAGGATCTGACGTCATCCTCAGGTGCACCTTTAATGTGGACCAGCTTCCTGTAGACACAAAATTTCTAGCCATACATTGGTTTTTCATAGGTAAACAGGTTCTAACGTATGACAACGTGCTAAACGTTTCTCGGCCGGGACTGTCCATGGACCTCCAGGCTGCTCTTATGGGGGATGCATCTCTGAGAATATCAAAGGTGAAGATTTCAGACAAAGGTGTATATAAGTGTCTGGTCGTATACAGCCCTCAGTCCAAGATGAAGGAGATTACTCTGGACGTACAAG CTCGTCCATCAGTGAAAGTAGTTGCTAAATCTGTGAGTAGAGATGAAGAGAACATGCTGCATTGCTCCATCACCGGATTTTACCCCTTGGACATCACCATCACCTGGCTCTGTGGGGCTGAGGCCATAGACACGTATGTAACATACAAGCCTCATAGACAGGAGGATGGCACGTACAGTGTGAACAGCACAGTGGTCATAATCCCCACCGATGACAACTGGAATGAGACTATTACCTGTAAGGTCACTCACCCGTCCATGCAGTATCCTCTCCTGGAAACTTACCGGCTGACACTGAGAG AAGGGTCTCTGGACTTGTCTTGTGTCTCCATCCAAAGTCTACTCATTGGGGTCCCAAGCGCTGTCTTCCTGGTGGCCGCACTGGTGACATGCTGGATATGGAGGACGCCAG tttgtagaCCAGAggacgatgatgatgatgatgatgaagcaccCCGTCCTCCACAGAACAGACATTCACGATGCAGCCAAATGTCTTGCCGATCTACAGAAGAAGAAATATCTGCGTCAACAGAGAAAGATTCTTTAAGAATGTCACAAGACGAAAGACCTTCATCTCCAGTGCCACCACGATCAGGATGTTCAAGACCTTCATCACCAGATCCAGGTTCTTCGTCACCTGCAGTGGAAGACCCATTGGCTCCATTTCTGAGAGATGTGGTGGAACAAGGTGTTCAGCAGAGCGGCTTTTTCTCTCGCTCACCGGGTTCTGTCCGATCTCTTAGGGTCACATTCTCCTTGATAAATGAGTCGGAGAACAATCCCGACCACCCT gaCAATACTGGTTTGAGGACAAATGAGAACAGATGGCGGAGACATAGTGCTGGGAACCTACAAGAGAATGACAGCCCTACTGGATACCAGACGTCCAGGCCCATGGGTGGACGTGGCACAG GACATTTCCAGATACCCGACATCAAAATTACCTCAGCG GCGGAGGAGCCGCATCAAAACCTGAAGAATGACTTTCCTCACAATCCGTGTGAGGATTTATAA
- the LOC122945704 gene encoding tyrosine-protein phosphatase non-receptor type substrate 1-like isoform X1: MCSTSMPGDMKLLNSIFLALLVWSIHQETGAFDLSGPKTYQVLIGSDVILRCTFNVDQLPVDTKFLAIHWFFIGKQVLTYDNVLNVSRPGLSMDLQAALMGDASLRISKVKISDKGVYKCLVVYSPQSKMKEITLDVQARPSVKVVAKSVSRDEENMLHCSITGFYPLDITITWLCGAEAIDTYVTYKPHRQEDGTYSVNSTVVIIPTDDNWNETITCKVTHPSMQYPLLETYRLTLREGSLDLSCVSIQSLLIGVPSAVFLVAALVTCWIWRTPVCRPEDDDDDDDEAPRPPQNRHSRCSQMSCRSTEEEISASTEKDSLRMSQDERPSSPVPPRSGCSRPSSPDPGSSSPAVEDPLAPFLRDVVEQGVQQSGFFSRSPGSVRSLRVTFSLINESENNPDHPDNTGLRTNENRWRRHSAGNLQENDSPTGYQTSRPMGGRGTGHFQIPDIKITSAVSLCEAIMYIIYAADSEIIKGDPETTSSICCVTHGPRTSP, encoded by the exons ATGTGCAGTACATCGATGCCTGGCGACATGAAACTCCTTAATAGTATTTTCCTGGCACTGCTTGTATGGTCCATTCACCAGGAGACAG GAGCTTTCGACTTGTCCGGCCCAAAAACCTACCAGGTTCTGATAGGATCTGACGTCATCCTCAGGTGCACCTTTAATGTGGACCAGCTTCCTGTAGACACAAAATTTCTAGCCATACATTGGTTTTTCATAGGTAAACAGGTTCTAACGTATGACAACGTGCTAAACGTTTCTCGGCCGGGACTGTCCATGGACCTCCAGGCTGCTCTTATGGGGGATGCATCTCTGAGAATATCAAAGGTGAAGATTTCAGACAAAGGTGTATATAAGTGTCTGGTCGTATACAGCCCTCAGTCCAAGATGAAGGAGATTACTCTGGACGTACAAG CTCGTCCATCAGTGAAAGTAGTTGCTAAATCTGTGAGTAGAGATGAAGAGAACATGCTGCATTGCTCCATCACCGGATTTTACCCCTTGGACATCACCATCACCTGGCTCTGTGGGGCTGAGGCCATAGACACGTATGTAACATACAAGCCTCATAGACAGGAGGATGGCACGTACAGTGTGAACAGCACAGTGGTCATAATCCCCACCGATGACAACTGGAATGAGACTATTACCTGTAAGGTCACTCACCCGTCCATGCAGTATCCTCTCCTGGAAACTTACCGGCTGACACTGAGAG AAGGGTCTCTGGACTTGTCTTGTGTCTCCATCCAAAGTCTACTCATTGGGGTCCCAAGCGCTGTCTTCCTGGTGGCCGCACTGGTGACATGCTGGATATGGAGGACGCCAG tttgtagaCCAGAggacgatgatgatgatgatgatgaagcaccCCGTCCTCCACAGAACAGACATTCACGATGCAGCCAAATGTCTTGCCGATCTACAGAAGAAGAAATATCTGCGTCAACAGAGAAAGATTCTTTAAGAATGTCACAAGACGAAAGACCTTCATCTCCAGTGCCACCACGATCAGGATGTTCAAGACCTTCATCACCAGATCCAGGTTCTTCGTCACCTGCAGTGGAAGACCCATTGGCTCCATTTCTGAGAGATGTGGTGGAACAAGGTGTTCAGCAGAGCGGCTTTTTCTCTCGCTCACCGGGTTCTGTCCGATCTCTTAGGGTCACATTCTCCTTGATAAATGAGTCGGAGAACAATCCCGACCACCCT gaCAATACTGGTTTGAGGACAAATGAGAACAGATGGCGGAGACATAGTGCTGGGAACCTACAAGAGAATGACAGCCCTACTGGATACCAGACGTCCAGGCCCATGGGTGGACGTGGCACAG GACATTTCCAGATACCCGACATCAAAATTACCTCAGCGGTAAGTCTGTGCGAGgctataatgtatattatatacgCAGCTGACAGTGAAATTATAAAGGGGGATCCGGAGACAACTTCCTCCATCTGCTGCGTCACCCATGGTCCACGGACGTCACCATGA
- the LOC122945704 gene encoding tyrosine-protein phosphatase non-receptor type substrate 1-like isoform X2, with the protein MCSTSMPGDMKLLNSIFLALLVWSIHQETGAFDLSGPKTYQVLIGSDVILRCTFNVDQLPVDTKFLAIHWFFIGKQVLTYDNVLNVSRPGLSMDLQAALMGDASLRISKVKISDKGVYKCLVVYSPQSKMKEITLDVQARPSVKVVAKSVSRDEENMLHCSITGFYPLDITITWLCGAEAIDTYVTYKPHRQEDGTYSVNSTVVIIPTDDNWNETITCKVTHPSMQYPLLETYRLTLRGSLDLSCVSIQSLLIGVPSAVFLVAALVTCWIWRTPVCRPEDDDDDDDEAPRPPQNRHSRCSQMSCRSTEEEISASTEKDSLRMSQDERPSSPVPPRSGCSRPSSPDPGSSSPAVEDPLAPFLRDVVEQGVQQSGFFSRSPGSVRSLRVTFSLINESENNPDHPDNTGLRTNENRWRRHSAGNLQENDSPTGYQTSRPMGGRGTGHFQIPDIKITSAVSLCEAIMYIIYAADSEIIKGDPETTSSICCVTHGPRTSP; encoded by the exons ATGTGCAGTACATCGATGCCTGGCGACATGAAACTCCTTAATAGTATTTTCCTGGCACTGCTTGTATGGTCCATTCACCAGGAGACAG GAGCTTTCGACTTGTCCGGCCCAAAAACCTACCAGGTTCTGATAGGATCTGACGTCATCCTCAGGTGCACCTTTAATGTGGACCAGCTTCCTGTAGACACAAAATTTCTAGCCATACATTGGTTTTTCATAGGTAAACAGGTTCTAACGTATGACAACGTGCTAAACGTTTCTCGGCCGGGACTGTCCATGGACCTCCAGGCTGCTCTTATGGGGGATGCATCTCTGAGAATATCAAAGGTGAAGATTTCAGACAAAGGTGTATATAAGTGTCTGGTCGTATACAGCCCTCAGTCCAAGATGAAGGAGATTACTCTGGACGTACAAG CTCGTCCATCAGTGAAAGTAGTTGCTAAATCTGTGAGTAGAGATGAAGAGAACATGCTGCATTGCTCCATCACCGGATTTTACCCCTTGGACATCACCATCACCTGGCTCTGTGGGGCTGAGGCCATAGACACGTATGTAACATACAAGCCTCATAGACAGGAGGATGGCACGTACAGTGTGAACAGCACAGTGGTCATAATCCCCACCGATGACAACTGGAATGAGACTATTACCTGTAAGGTCACTCACCCGTCCATGCAGTATCCTCTCCTGGAAACTTACCGGCTGACACTGAGAG GGTCTCTGGACTTGTCTTGTGTCTCCATCCAAAGTCTACTCATTGGGGTCCCAAGCGCTGTCTTCCTGGTGGCCGCACTGGTGACATGCTGGATATGGAGGACGCCAG tttgtagaCCAGAggacgatgatgatgatgatgatgaagcaccCCGTCCTCCACAGAACAGACATTCACGATGCAGCCAAATGTCTTGCCGATCTACAGAAGAAGAAATATCTGCGTCAACAGAGAAAGATTCTTTAAGAATGTCACAAGACGAAAGACCTTCATCTCCAGTGCCACCACGATCAGGATGTTCAAGACCTTCATCACCAGATCCAGGTTCTTCGTCACCTGCAGTGGAAGACCCATTGGCTCCATTTCTGAGAGATGTGGTGGAACAAGGTGTTCAGCAGAGCGGCTTTTTCTCTCGCTCACCGGGTTCTGTCCGATCTCTTAGGGTCACATTCTCCTTGATAAATGAGTCGGAGAACAATCCCGACCACCCT gaCAATACTGGTTTGAGGACAAATGAGAACAGATGGCGGAGACATAGTGCTGGGAACCTACAAGAGAATGACAGCCCTACTGGATACCAGACGTCCAGGCCCATGGGTGGACGTGGCACAG GACATTTCCAGATACCCGACATCAAAATTACCTCAGCGGTAAGTCTGTGCGAGgctataatgtatattatatacgCAGCTGACAGTGAAATTATAAAGGGGGATCCGGAGACAACTTCCTCCATCTGCTGCGTCACCCATGGTCCACGGACGTCACCATGA